A portion of the candidate division KSB1 bacterium genome contains these proteins:
- a CDS encoding NADH-quinone oxidoreductase subunit M, with the protein MGLISWTLFIPLLGAVLMMFIPSSKADEKSGASKFGWIALVVSSLAMIVSFFIVAGFDNSIVNYQFVEQAEWIPQFGLNYHVGIDGISILLFMLTTIMMPFTVLSSYKYIEKRKKEYYIWLLFLEFSMLGAFVALNLFIFYIFWELMLIPMFFLIGIWGGPRRIYATIKFVLFTVVGSLMMLAGIIYLAIQARQHFGAFTFEFEQLLQLDIPVQTQLWLFAAFALAFAIKVPMFPFHTWLPDAHVEAPTAGSVILAGVLLKMGGYGFVRLGIPLFGEAAIKAAPLMQTLAVIGIVYGACLALAQSDLKKLVAYSSISHLGYVMLGLFALTPEAIEGSILQMVNHGVSTGALFILVGIIYERRHTREIAEFGGLAYRLPLFAVAFMIITLSSIALPGTNGFVGEFLILLGSFKSAWAHFVANQGAFRLVLMVFATSGVILGAYYMLWMVQRVFFGPLKNEKNKNLKDLSLREMIVLLPFIIFVFWIGIYPKTYLNKMHTSVAHYVAQYQPEVLKQEMVKIQQPEIKEIRTEDQTIIHETH; encoded by the coding sequence ATGGGTTTAATATCCTGGACACTCTTCATCCCCCTGCTCGGCGCAGTTTTGATGATGTTTATCCCAAGCAGCAAAGCTGACGAAAAATCTGGCGCATCGAAATTTGGCTGGATCGCCCTGGTGGTCTCTTCCCTCGCCATGATCGTCTCGTTCTTCATCGTGGCGGGATTTGATAATTCGATCGTGAATTATCAATTCGTGGAACAAGCCGAGTGGATCCCCCAATTTGGGTTGAACTATCATGTCGGCATCGATGGCATTTCGATTTTGCTGTTTATGTTAACCACCATCATGATGCCATTCACCGTGCTGAGTTCCTACAAATATATCGAGAAGCGGAAAAAAGAATATTACATCTGGCTGCTGTTCCTGGAATTCTCCATGCTCGGCGCTTTCGTAGCGCTCAACCTGTTCATCTTTTACATTTTCTGGGAATTGATGCTGATCCCTATGTTCTTTTTGATCGGCATCTGGGGCGGGCCGAGAAGGATCTATGCCACCATCAAATTCGTCTTGTTCACCGTGGTCGGCTCACTCATGATGCTGGCGGGCATCATCTATCTGGCCATTCAGGCCCGACAGCATTTCGGCGCCTTTACTTTTGAATTCGAGCAACTGCTGCAATTGGATATTCCTGTACAAACCCAGCTCTGGCTTTTCGCTGCCTTTGCACTGGCTTTCGCCATTAAAGTGCCCATGTTCCCGTTCCACACCTGGCTGCCCGATGCCCACGTGGAAGCCCCGACGGCTGGATCGGTCATCCTGGCGGGTGTGCTGCTAAAAATGGGCGGCTACGGTTTCGTCCGCTTGGGGATTCCGCTATTTGGCGAAGCAGCGATCAAAGCCGCTCCCTTGATGCAAACTCTGGCCGTGATCGGCATTGTTTATGGCGCCTGCCTGGCTCTGGCCCAATCTGACTTGAAAAAATTGGTCGCCTATTCCTCTATCAGCCATCTGGGCTACGTCATGTTGGGACTTTTTGCCCTGACGCCCGAAGCCATCGAAGGCTCGATCCTCCAAATGGTCAATCACGGTGTTTCCACAGGGGCACTCTTTATTCTGGTCGGAATAATTTATGAACGCCGCCACACCCGTGAAATTGCTGAGTTCGGCGGTTTGGCCTATCGGCTGCCGTTGTTCGCCGTCGCATTCATGATTATTACCCTATCATCAATCGCTCTGCCAGGCACTAACGGATTTGTCGGTGAATTTTTGATCTTGTTGGGCAGCTTCAAGAGCGCTTGGGCGCATTTCGTCGCTAATCAAGGGGCGTTCCGATTGGTGCTGATGGTCTTCGCCACCTCAGGTGTGATCCTCGGCGCCTATTACATGCTCTGGATGGTGCAACGGGTTTTCTTTGGTCCATTGAAAAATGAAAAGAATAAAAATCTAAAAGATCTGAGTCTGCGAGAAATGATCGTGTTGTTGCCGTTTATCATTTTCGTGTTCTGGATCGGCATTTATCCGAAGACTTATTTGAATAAGATGCACACCTCGGTTGCTCATTACGTTGCGCAATATCAGCCAGAGGTTTTGAAACAAGAGATGGTCAAAATTCAGCAGCCTGAAATAAAAGAGATACGAACTGAAGACCAAACCATTATTCATGAAACCCATTAG
- a CDS encoding type II toxin-antitoxin system VapC family toxin yields the protein MIVLDTHIWVWWVHDDTKLTSTQIEIIKANEDNIIGVSAISCWEVAKLIELKRLEIPCEISDWFEQALSYPGIRVLELTPEIAIESTQLPGKFHRDPADQMIVATARIYHCPLVTSDIKILRYSHVKTVS from the coding sequence ATGATAGTGCTCGACACACATATCTGGGTATGGTGGGTTCACGACGACACAAAGCTCACCTCCACACAAATCGAAATAATTAAGGCAAACGAAGATAACATCATTGGCGTCAGTGCAATCTCCTGTTGGGAAGTGGCAAAGCTCATAGAGCTAAAGCGGCTTGAAATTCCCTGTGAGATAAGCGACTGGTTTGAGCAAGCTTTGAGCTATCCTGGAATTCGTGTCTTGGAACTAACACCCGAAATAGCGATTGAGTCAACACAATTGCCTGGCAAATTTCATCGTGATCCAGCAGATCAAATGATTGTTGCAACTGCCAGAATTTATCATTGTCCATTAGTTACATCTGATATTAAGATACTCCGTTATTCACATGTTAAAACGGTATCGTGA
- a CDS encoding NADH-quinone oxidoreductase subunit N, whose protein sequence is MTETSFQLSFLIGEISLVALIVILTLVDALQRPIFALFKEDQPTVALENRNRQSSWLAGIGLILVGILYFIFGTATSGERVLLLNHSLSSGGGVYIGKLALIGAGLLAILMSARYTLSQAIPAIDYYLLLCFSLLGALTLIAAENFLMIFLCLEMMSIPIYALVGLKKYNPRAGESAMKYLLLGGFSSAFLLLGISFLYGTTGSLVVSEVMSNLSFTAVTTDSLLSGLGLIFLFIGLAFKVSMVPFHAWTPDVYEGAATPITAFMSVAVKLAAFAVILKIFAGSVSFGKFDSVFQVIFGFFALITVIYGNSVAIVQKNVKRMLAYSSIAHAGYMGLALAPMSHKIEAVQAVLFYGIGYIAMNMLAFGVLVYLTHKNQYCETLDDLKGVARKYPGAAAMMVVAMFSLAGLPPAVGFVGKVQIFLQLLEGQMYVTAVIALIFSLVALYFYINVLVVMYMKEPEKEIEDIGKQGLIPMWLSLGLAAIFVIILGVLPSPLLNWSLKWAEALF, encoded by the coding sequence ATGACTGAGACATCATTTCAACTTTCATTTCTAATTGGAGAAATCAGCCTGGTCGCCCTGATCGTCATTCTAACCCTGGTCGATGCCCTGCAGCGCCCCATTTTTGCTCTGTTCAAGGAAGATCAGCCAACCGTTGCCCTGGAAAATCGCAACCGACAATCGAGCTGGCTGGCGGGTATTGGCCTGATCCTCGTCGGCATTTTGTATTTTATCTTCGGCACAGCCACGTCGGGCGAACGGGTTTTGTTATTGAATCACTCGCTTAGTTCTGGTGGTGGGGTTTATATTGGCAAACTGGCGCTGATCGGAGCAGGTTTATTAGCCATTCTAATGTCCGCCCGCTATACCTTGAGCCAGGCCATCCCTGCTATCGACTATTATCTGCTGCTGTGTTTTTCGCTGTTGGGCGCATTAACTCTGATCGCCGCTGAAAATTTTCTCATGATCTTCCTCTGCCTGGAAATGATGTCCATCCCCATTTACGCCCTGGTCGGGCTGAAAAAATACAATCCCCGTGCAGGCGAATCGGCCATGAAATATTTGCTATTGGGCGGATTTTCTTCAGCCTTTTTATTACTTGGCATTTCGTTTCTGTACGGCACAACGGGCAGCCTGGTCGTCTCCGAGGTCATGTCCAATCTGTCCTTCACTGCCGTCACAACCGATTCGTTGTTATCAGGCCTGGGGTTGATCTTTCTGTTCATTGGATTGGCGTTCAAGGTCTCCATGGTCCCCTTCCACGCCTGGACGCCCGATGTGTACGAGGGCGCAGCCACACCGATCACCGCTTTCATGAGCGTCGCAGTCAAATTAGCCGCCTTCGCCGTGATCTTGAAAATATTTGCTGGCTCGGTTTCTTTCGGAAAATTTGACTCTGTCTTTCAAGTGATCTTCGGATTTTTCGCCCTGATTACCGTTATCTACGGCAATTCTGTCGCCATCGTTCAGAAAAATGTGAAACGCATGTTGGCGTATTCGTCCATCGCCCATGCGGGATATATGGGATTAGCCCTGGCGCCCATGAGCCATAAAATCGAAGCGGTTCAAGCCGTGTTGTTTTACGGTATCGGCTATATTGCCATGAACATGCTGGCCTTCGGCGTGCTGGTCTATCTCACTCATAAAAACCAATATTGTGAAACGTTGGACGATTTGAAGGGCGTGGCCCGAAAATATCCTGGTGCCGCCGCCATGATGGTGGTCGCCATGTTCTCTCTGGCTGGGCTTCCGCCTGCGGTCGGCTTTGTCGGAAAAGTGCAAATCTTTCTGCAACTATTGGAAGGCCAGATGTACGTCACCGCCGTGATCGCTTTGATTTTCAGCCTGGTCGCCCTTTATTTCTACATCAATGTGCTGGTGGTGATGTACATGAAAGAGCCCGAGAAAGAAATTGAAGATATCGGAAAGCAGGGTTTGATCCCAATGTGGCTATCGTTAGGATTAGCAGCGATCTTTGTGATCATCCTGGGCGTGCTGCCATCGCCGTTATTGAACTGGTCATTGAAATGGGCTGAAGCGCTGTTTTAA
- a CDS encoding DUF2283 domain-containing protein, with protein MLKRYREINGLNEVNFKYDKETDSLVIIFRHTDIEDTEEIRPGVIADFDEEGLLVSLEILNASKKVESPDRINYYSVENEPVLKVADH; from the coding sequence ATGTTAAAACGGTATCGTGAAATTAATGGACTAAATGAAGTGAATTTTAAATATGACAAAGAAACCGACAGCCTGGTCATTATTTTCCGTCATACTGACATCGAGGATACAGAGGAAATAAGACCAGGGGTGATTGCCGATTTTGATGAAGAAGGATTATTGGTTTCGCTGGAAATTTTAAATGCATCTAAAAAAGTCGAATCGCCTGATAGGATCAACTATTATTCAGTGGAAAATGAACCTGTGTTAAAAGTCGCAGACCATTAA
- a CDS encoding GtrA family protein codes for MNSVLTKFSEKLGFDVVRFAKFGIVGGSGIFVNMGGLWFFTEVVGLYYLISSVLAIALAMISNFIWNDLWTWRDRGEPGVRAYLTRMAKFILVSSIAAYIGNLGILWVLTHFFHVYYLISNLIGIAVGTILNYSVNNFWTFREEKAER; via the coding sequence ATGAACTCGGTTCTAACAAAATTTTCTGAAAAACTCGGCTTCGATGTCGTTCGCTTCGCCAAATTTGGCATTGTGGGCGGGAGCGGAATCTTTGTCAATATGGGCGGGCTTTGGTTTTTCACTGAGGTCGTGGGGCTTTATTATTTGATCTCCAGCGTGCTGGCCATTGCCCTGGCGATGATCAGCAATTTCATCTGGAACGATCTCTGGACCTGGCGGGATCGGGGCGAGCCAGGCGTAAGGGCGTACTTAACCCGAATGGCGAAATTCATTTTGGTGAGCAGTATTGCGGCTTATATTGGGAATCTGGGAATCTTGTGGGTTCTCACTCATTTTTTTCATGTCTATTATTTGATCTCGAATTTAATCGGGATTGCGGTGGGGACGATTTTGAATTATTCGGTGAATAATTTCTGGACGTTCAGGGAGGAGAAAGCTGAAAGGTGA
- a CDS encoding DUF2442 domain-containing protein, producing MIKFNKLIRIKSVTVLKDFWVRLEFTDGTQKEIDLEPFLHGPIFQPIKNNPLMFRSVKVDPHMGTIVWDNGADIDPDVLYYGLTPAWMEQEEEPVLKVADH from the coding sequence ATGATAAAATTTAATAAATTAATTCGAATCAAATCCGTGACAGTATTAAAAGATTTTTGGGTTCGCCTAGAGTTCACCGATGGAACTCAAAAGGAAATTGACCTGGAACCATTTCTACACGGCCCAATTTTTCAGCCAATAAAGAACAATCCTCTGATGTTTCGATCAGTAAAAGTTGATCCTCACATGGGAACAATTGTGTGGGACAATGGCGCTGATATTGATCCAGATGTTCTCTATTATGGCTTAACACCTGCCTGGATGGAACAAGAAGAGGAACCTGTGCTGAAAGTAGCTGACCATTGA